One window of the Candidatus Zixiibacteriota bacterium genome contains the following:
- the nadE gene encoding NH(3)-dependent NAD(+) synthetase, translated as MVDLSLNEVETAKRLELFLKEKLNQLGLAGYIIGLSGGIDSSLSAAVAARAVGADKVHGLLLPYRHSSEASIKDAVSLAAQFSLKTEKIDISPMIDAYYPNIEGVSPVRAGNKMARERMSILFDKAHELKSLVLGTSNRTEICLGYGTWYGDVACSVNPLGMLYKTQVRQMAGFYKIPPSIQEKPPTADLWPGQTDEDELELEYEKVDRLLYLMIDMGIRKRADLNAAGFSDKFINRAVNLLNTAYFKRHLPEIADTGLKPIPDKITIS; from the coding sequence ATGGTAGATCTGTCTCTGAATGAAGTGGAAACGGCGAAGCGATTAGAGCTGTTTCTAAAGGAAAAATTAAATCAATTGGGTCTGGCCGGATATATCATCGGACTCTCCGGGGGCATTGATTCTTCCCTGTCGGCGGCCGTTGCTGCCCGCGCCGTAGGAGCGGATAAGGTCCATGGGTTATTGCTTCCCTACAGGCATTCTTCAGAAGCCTCAATTAAGGATGCCGTTTCCCTCGCGGCACAATTCAGCCTCAAGACCGAAAAAATTGATATAAGTCCCATGATTGACGCCTATTATCCGAATATCGAGGGTGTAAGCCCCGTGCGGGCGGGAAATAAGATGGCCCGGGAACGGATGTCGATTCTGTTTGACAAGGCCCATGAATTGAAAAGTCTCGTCTTGGGCACCTCCAACCGGACCGAAATATGTCTGGGATATGGAACCTGGTACGGCGATGTCGCCTGTTCGGTAAATCCCCTCGGTATGCTTTACAAGACCCAGGTCCGTCAAATGGCCGGATTCTATAAAATTCCGCCAAGCATACAGGAGAAACCGCCGACCGCCGATCTCTGGCCGGGACAAACCGATGAAGACGAACTGGAACTTGAATATGAAAAAGTCGACCGGCTTCTATATTTGATGATTGATATGGGTATTCGCAAAAGGGCGGATTTGAATGCCGCCGGGTTTTCTGATAAATTCATTAACCGGGCCGTTAATCTGTTAAACACCGCCTA
- the ssb gene encoding Single-stranded DNA-binding protein: MAGINKVILIGNLGKDPDLRYTPGGQPVATFSLATSEKWKDKDGNMQDKTEWHNIVVWGRMAELAKEYLAKGRQVYIEGRIQTRSWDDKDGNKRYTTEIIARQMQFLGGRDAGPKDIPAGAPSEAPPVGDMTSEDDDLPF; the protein is encoded by the coding sequence ATGGCCGGAATTAACAAAGTCATACTTATTGGAAATTTGGGTAAGGATCCCGACCTTCGCTATACACCCGGCGGTCAGCCGGTGGCCACTTTTTCCCTGGCCACGTCGGAGAAATGGAAAGACAAAGACGGCAATATGCAGGACAAGACGGAGTGGCACAATATCGTCGTTTGGGGCCGGATGGCGGAACTGGCCAAGGAATATCTGGCCAAAGGGAGACAAGTTTATATTGAAGGACGCATTCAGACTCGCTCCTGGGACGACAAGGACGGTAACAAGCGCTATACTACCGAGATTATTGCCAGGCAAATGCAGTTTCTGGGCGGTCGGGACGCCGGCCCGAAGGATATCCCGGCGGGGGCTCCCAGCGAGGCACCTCCGGTCGGCGATATGACCTCCGAAGACGACGATTTGCCGTTTTAA
- a CDS encoding putative Phosphoserine phosphatase (Evidence 3 : Putative function from multiple computational evidences; Product type e : enzyme): MASKIIKIVVAFIGIFLALYLTLFYARESTMLARWKSSGTMNSETRVASDSTVQFSRIDTSDFVSRPFPSMNDTVVSIDDSAANIAAWRVHFNSPQTPGTEISIAYREKGDTLRTTVRLSPVSLKDFLTTTLMIVLRFLISMAFWGVGVWAFYKRPNSGAVRALALFCFAMVAFMVGAVRVGIEPYASFSIPFQDTIIQILGFFSLFFGAFWLNLQLLFPVPRQSIIRRPLIVYMAVYLPILLMLGFGAVIKSNTLGIVALIYIILQVSFGFYLLAKYNGTTSDRLEKRQIRMVLWGTGIGMTGLGLLFIILISIPGWLRQQPQIVTTAIIFVVFLGLLLSPLSFAYAFGRYRLLEVEGKIRKGTRAAISTILILLVFYALIFFSSEFLVQTLKIESRTPILFLALFLALGVAPIQRRLSASLEKKFYPERVRLRSMLSDFLGRSLTANDKKTFWRELESRLQQALDVNRILPILRARDNGHFELLDGAAVPFDPEGEFIQEITRMGNRPIMRDELEKGRKVSIPTEEKDWLDMNDIALVLPMTTRSRLIGFLGIGTKSGESDFEAADIDILQSLSSQMAVAADNILLLEENADKKRLETEMTIARTVQEGMLPQIVPDRPGLKLAAKSLFCTEVAGDYYDLIEIDDSRTVLAIGDVSGKGAGAALLMSNVQASLRTAVGDVGASISLKIIIKNINNLICRNSQPDQFITFFVALFDNRTRRLEYVNAGHNPPYLVHSDGNISELTEGGLLLGAMPDVLYDSGIINLSPGDLLFLFTDGLSEAGAQGKEMFGEERIKSFLIENRRLEPAELLERLEQEVLRFTGTSQLTDDFTLLATKITDQ, translated from the coding sequence ATGGCGTCAAAGATAATTAAAATTGTCGTAGCATTCATCGGCATTTTTCTTGCCCTCTACCTGACTCTTTTCTATGCCCGTGAATCTACCATGCTCGCCCGTTGGAAGAGTTCCGGGACAATGAATTCCGAAACCAGGGTTGCCTCCGACAGCACCGTGCAGTTTTCAAGGATCGACACGTCCGACTTCGTGTCACGTCCCTTCCCAAGCATGAATGATACCGTCGTCTCAATTGACGATTCCGCGGCGAATATCGCCGCCTGGCGCGTGCACTTCAATTCCCCCCAAACCCCCGGCACCGAGATCTCGATCGCTTACCGAGAGAAAGGCGACACTTTGCGAACAACCGTCCGCTTGTCACCCGTATCGCTTAAGGACTTTCTGACAACGACCCTGATGATTGTCTTGCGATTCCTGATCTCTATGGCTTTCTGGGGAGTAGGCGTCTGGGCCTTTTACAAAAGGCCGAATTCGGGCGCCGTACGTGCCTTGGCGCTATTCTGTTTCGCCATGGTTGCCTTTATGGTCGGGGCAGTGCGCGTTGGAATCGAACCGTATGCCTCATTCTCCATACCGTTTCAGGATACTATCATACAGATTTTAGGGTTTTTCTCTTTGTTTTTCGGGGCTTTTTGGCTAAACCTTCAGCTTCTCTTTCCCGTTCCGCGGCAGTCAATTATACGGCGCCCGCTGATAGTCTATATGGCCGTTTATTTGCCCATTCTCCTGATGCTTGGTTTTGGCGCCGTCATTAAATCGAATACCCTCGGAATTGTCGCGCTTATTTATATAATCTTGCAGGTATCGTTTGGATTTTACCTGTTGGCCAAATATAACGGCACCACCAGCGATCGGCTGGAAAAAAGGCAGATAAGGATGGTGCTCTGGGGTACCGGCATTGGGATGACTGGGCTGGGTTTGCTCTTTATAATTCTTATCTCTATCCCGGGATGGCTTCGCCAGCAGCCTCAAATCGTAACTACGGCCATTATCTTTGTTGTTTTCCTGGGATTGCTCCTCTCCCCGCTTTCATTCGCCTACGCTTTCGGCCGCTATCGCCTGCTGGAAGTTGAAGGAAAAATCCGCAAAGGAACAAGGGCCGCGATTTCAACCATTCTCATTTTGCTGGTTTTTTATGCCTTGATTTTCTTTTCCAGCGAATTCCTCGTACAAACCCTTAAAATCGAAAGCCGTACCCCGATTTTATTCCTGGCATTATTCCTGGCTCTCGGCGTGGCCCCAATACAACGGCGGCTTTCGGCTTCCCTTGAAAAAAAATTCTACCCGGAACGAGTCCGGCTGCGCTCCATGTTAAGTGATTTTTTGGGGCGATCCCTGACTGCAAATGATAAAAAAACCTTTTGGAGGGAACTCGAAAGCCGCCTGCAGCAGGCCCTCGATGTTAATAGGATACTACCCATCCTGCGCGCCCGGGATAACGGCCATTTTGAACTCCTTGATGGCGCCGCGGTGCCATTTGATCCCGAAGGCGAATTCATTCAGGAAATCACCAGAATGGGAAATCGGCCGATTATGCGCGATGAACTGGAAAAGGGACGCAAAGTCAGCATCCCCACAGAGGAGAAAGATTGGCTGGACATGAATGACATCGCCCTGGTCCTGCCTATGACAACCCGCTCCAGGCTAATCGGATTTCTTGGCATCGGGACCAAATCGGGTGAGAGCGATTTCGAAGCCGCTGATATTGACATTCTGCAATCGCTTTCTTCCCAGATGGCGGTCGCCGCCGATAATATTCTCCTCCTGGAAGAAAACGCCGATAAGAAGCGGCTCGAGACCGAGATGACAATCGCCCGCACCGTGCAGGAAGGGATGCTGCCCCAAATTGTTCCCGATCGTCCCGGTCTGAAACTGGCCGCCAAATCCCTCTTCTGTACGGAGGTGGCCGGGGATTATTATGATTTGATCGAAATTGATGACAGCCGGACCGTGTTGGCAATTGGCGATGTTTCCGGAAAGGGCGCCGGGGCCGCTCTGCTCATGTCAAATGTCCAGGCCTCGCTCCGAACCGCCGTCGGTGACGTCGGCGCCAGCATTTCCCTCAAAATTATCATAAAAAATATCAATAATTTGATTTGCCGCAATTCACAGCCGGATCAGTTTATAACTTTTTTTGTGGCGCTCTTCGACAATCGCACCCGCCGTCTGGAATACGTCAATGCCGGTCACAATCCGCCCTATCTGGTACATTCCGACGGAAATATTTCAGAATTGACCGAAGGGGGCCTTTTGCTGGGAGCGATGCCGGATGTGCTTTACGATTCAGGCATTATCAATTTGTCTCCGGGGGACCTTTTGTTCCTCTTTACGGATGGCTTGAGCGAGGCAGGAGCCCAGGGCAAAGAGATGTTTGGTGAGGAGCGGATTAAGTCATTTTTGATTGAAAATCGGCGCTTGGAGCCCGCAGAATTGTTGGAACGCCTGGAACAAGAAGTCCTCCGCTTTACTGGTACATCCCAGCTCACCGATGATTTTACACTTTTGGCTACAAAAATCACCGATCAATAA
- the lpxD gene encoding UDP-3-O-acylglucosamine N-acyltransferase, giving the protein MAIPLKRLAEITEGELAGDGAILIDSAAPIESARSGQITFVANSRYEKFLATTAASAVIISSDSKFDRLPAIRHNNPYLAFAIILDELYPPQETISLGTDKSAVISETAVIGKDARIGALAYVGDESKIAENAVICPQVHIGNKVSIGRNCRIYPGVIILDGTILGNNVTIHGGTVIGADGFGYARHEKGIKKVKQIGWVEIGDESEIGANCTVDRGALGPTRIGKSVKIDNLVQIAHNVEIGDYSIIISQVGISGSTKLGKGVILAGQVGLVGHIEIGNGVQVAAQSGVSHSIPAGEIYFGYPARPIMQTKRIEACLKRLPELFKRVRDLEDKESE; this is encoded by the coding sequence GTGGCGATTCCGCTAAAAAGACTGGCCGAGATCACCGAAGGTGAATTGGCGGGCGATGGCGCAATTCTGATTGACTCCGCGGCACCGATAGAAAGCGCCCGCTCCGGTCAGATAACATTTGTCGCCAACAGCCGCTACGAAAAATTTCTGGCCACCACGGCCGCGTCGGCGGTGATCATTTCATCAGATTCAAAATTTGATCGCCTGCCCGCCATAAGGCACAATAACCCATATTTGGCCTTTGCTATTATTCTGGATGAACTATATCCACCTCAGGAAACTATCTCCTTGGGGACCGACAAATCCGCCGTCATTTCCGAAACTGCCGTCATTGGTAAAGATGCCAGAATAGGTGCCCTGGCATATGTTGGTGATGAATCGAAGATTGCTGAAAATGCGGTAATTTGCCCTCAGGTTCATATTGGGAATAAAGTCTCTATCGGAAGGAATTGCCGCATTTATCCCGGTGTAATCATTCTCGACGGTACCATTCTGGGAAATAATGTCACCATTCACGGCGGAACCGTAATTGGCGCCGACGGCTTTGGCTATGCCCGTCACGAAAAAGGAATTAAGAAAGTAAAGCAAATCGGCTGGGTGGAAATCGGCGATGAATCGGAAATAGGGGCCAATTGTACCGTCGACCGGGGTGCGCTGGGACCGACACGTATCGGCAAGTCTGTAAAAATCGACAATTTGGTTCAGATCGCCCACAATGTCGAAATTGGTGATTACTCAATAATCATTTCTCAGGTCGGCATCTCCGGTTCGACCAAACTGGGCAAAGGGGTGATTCTTGCCGGGCAAGTCGGTCTGGTCGGACATATTGAAATCGGCAATGGGGTGCAGGTGGCGGCGCAATCAGGCGTAAGTCATAGCATCCCGGCCGGAGAAATTTATTTCGGCTACCCGGCCCGACCGATAATGCAAACCAAACGAATCGAGGCCTGTCTGAAGCGCCTTCCGGAATTATTCAAGCGCGTCAGGGACCTCGAGGATAAAGAATCCGAATAA
- a CDS encoding putative Outer membrane chaperone Skp (OmpH) (Evidence 3 : Putative function from multiple computational evidences) translates to MKVKGLMAAILGLFALMILAPVSFAQVGKFGYVDSQRILSEFKELSKAQEEFNTQYKAWDDEAKNMQKDIDDMQSEYDKQKLILSPDKKKEREAAIDAKKQALDAYTRDTFGPGGAADKKNAELVKPLMEKINAAIERVATEGNYDFVFNSDGLVYAKKDYDITDKVLKILEE, encoded by the coding sequence ATGAAGGTTAAAGGACTAATGGCGGCGATCCTGGGGCTGTTCGCGCTGATGATACTCGCGCCGGTGTCATTCGCACAGGTCGGTAAGTTCGGCTATGTCGATTCCCAGCGCATTCTCTCCGAGTTTAAGGAATTATCCAAGGCCCAGGAGGAATTCAATACCCAGTACAAGGCCTGGGATGATGAAGCCAAAAATATGCAGAAAGACATCGATGATATGCAGAGTGAATATGACAAGCAGAAACTGATTCTGTCTCCTGACAAGAAGAAAGAACGCGAAGCCGCCATCGATGCCAAGAAGCAGGCCCTGGACGCTTATACCAGAGACACGTTTGGCCCCGGCGGTGCTGCCGACAAGAAAAATGCCGAATTGGTGAAGCCCTTAATGGAAAAAATCAATGCCGCGATTGAGAGAGTCGCCACTGAAGGGAACTATGATTTCGTATTTAATTCCGACGGTTTGGTTTATGCCAAGAAGGATTATGACATCACCGACAAGGTCCTTAAAATTCTCGAAGAATAA
- a CDS encoding Outer membrane protein/protective antigen oma87, with protein MNDRGYNSGILRPGRFLFRSLILLAILFVGYIPSPRAQSFNVVDVGVEGNKEASTNLILSVANIKKGDQLTSATTQDAIRRLYGLGFFKDVSIEAEEVTGGIRVLIKVVELPKLTGIEFKGNTKFKSKDLLEKIKIGAGSYALPSLIFEKKIEIEKLYAEKGYFLARVTPELTYSADSSEVLLTYKIDEESKIKVENVVVTGNSRVKASDIVGNMRNRKRGFLKSSDFDKEKYPEDKEKIVEYMHKKGFIDSYLKSDSFQIDTSRNRMTIYLDIYEGPRYYFGKTDFKGNEXFKSGDIAHVLKYREGQVFDQDKFDKSTYEIYFLYQEKGYLHTRIIDDRKTRDTLIDITFDIVEGLPSKVNLVNIVGNTKTKEKVIRREMSLMPGQVFHRSLMIRSIRDIMQLNYFANVTPDITDLPSGDVDVQVKVEEKATGQVSAGAGYSGQDKFVGTFGLGIPNFRGMGQNLSFSIDAGSRLNSYSISFTEPWLFSNPTSLGTELYFTNRRWYDDYTEGRRGGSIRIGRRLRWPDNYFKLYASYRLEGDRFYDFSTAYTQAYSERHYNYIKIDEGENVVKDSLEVIYGKILPGSLLDYKERWFNSSTLGFTVERDSRNLPEFATSGSVLSYTFSNTGNILGGHWNYQKHMIEVDKFVPVLGKIALAGKLVYGAIMNSGGDDKILEFDRFSPGGTGYDGIVRGYDDGSLTPDTMTVLSDTSRYYYYSRLADSSLRLDSSFSVSKVTNGRATVRGKFMLVGNLELQVPVIQNQLYTLLFFDMGNSWLNARDMKLSGLYKGIGFGFRLVVPGIGTIGFDFGYPLDKKDDQKKGWHPHFQVGTTFR; from the coding sequence TTGAACGATCGCGGTTACAATTCGGGAATTTTAAGACCGGGAAGGTTTCTTTTCCGGTCTTTAATATTGCTTGCAATCCTTTTCGTCGGATATATTCCATCGCCTCGGGCGCAATCTTTTAATGTCGTTGACGTGGGTGTCGAGGGGAATAAGGAAGCCTCAACCAATTTGATTCTGTCGGTCGCCAATATCAAAAAGGGCGATCAATTGACTTCGGCTACTACTCAGGACGCCATCAGGAGACTTTATGGGTTGGGATTCTTTAAAGATGTCTCCATTGAGGCGGAAGAAGTCACCGGGGGTATCAGAGTCCTGATAAAAGTCGTGGAGTTGCCCAAATTGACCGGGATCGAATTCAAAGGCAATACCAAATTCAAGAGCAAGGATCTCTTGGAAAAGATAAAAATTGGGGCCGGCTCCTACGCGCTTCCCAGCCTAATTTTTGAAAAAAAGATTGAAATCGAAAAACTGTACGCCGAGAAAGGATACTTCCTGGCCCGAGTCACTCCGGAGTTGACCTATTCCGCTGATTCATCGGAAGTCCTTCTGACCTACAAAATCGACGAAGAATCGAAAATAAAGGTTGAGAATGTGGTCGTGACGGGGAATTCCCGGGTGAAAGCATCGGATATCGTCGGAAATATGCGCAACCGGAAGAGGGGCTTCTTGAAATCATCCGATTTCGACAAAGAAAAATATCCCGAAGATAAAGAGAAGATCGTCGAATATATGCATAAGAAGGGCTTTATCGATTCCTATCTGAAATCTGACTCCTTTCAAATCGATACCAGCCGCAACCGCATGACCATATATCTCGACATCTATGAAGGGCCCCGTTATTATTTCGGCAAAACCGACTTCAAAGGCAATGAGATNTTCAAATCCGGCGATATCGCTCATGTTCTAAAATACAGGGAAGGTCAGGTCTTTGATCAGGACAAATTTGACAAGTCAACCTATGAAATCTACTTTCTGTATCAGGAAAAAGGATATCTTCACACGAGGATAATTGATGACCGCAAGACTCGTGACACGCTCATCGATATTACTTTTGATATTGTCGAGGGTCTTCCTTCCAAGGTGAATCTGGTCAATATCGTCGGTAACACCAAGACCAAAGAAAAAGTAATCCGCCGTGAAATGTCCCTGATGCCCGGACAGGTATTTCATCGCTCCCTGATGATTCGGTCGATCCGCGACATCATGCAATTGAATTATTTTGCCAATGTCACCCCGGACATAACAGATCTGCCGTCGGGCGATGTCGACGTGCAGGTGAAAGTCGAGGAGAAGGCGACAGGACAGGTGTCGGCGGGCGCGGGTTATTCCGGCCAGGATAAATTTGTCGGCACTTTCGGCTTGGGTATCCCCAATTTCCGCGGCATGGGACAAAATCTCTCATTCAGTATCGATGCCGGTAGCCGTCTCAATTCCTACAGCATCTCATTTACCGAACCCTGGCTTTTCTCGAACCCGACCAGTCTTGGAACCGAACTCTATTTCACCAACCGCCGCTGGTATGATGACTACACCGAGGGCCGTCGTGGCGGCTCCATTCGCATCGGACGCCGCCTTCGCTGGCCGGATAACTATTTTAAACTCTATGCCAGTTACCGGTTGGAGGGGGATCGCTTCTACGATTTCAGCACCGCCTACACCCAGGCTTATTCCGAACGGCATTATAATTATATAAAAATTGACGAAGGTGAGAATGTCGTTAAGGATTCCCTCGAAGTTATTTATGGAAAGATTCTGCCCGGTTCGCTTCTCGATTATAAAGAGCGTTGGTTCAATTCCTCCACGCTCGGATTTACAGTTGAGCGGGACAGCCGGAATCTTCCGGAATTTGCGACGTCGGGTTCCGTCTTGTCATATACTTTCTCGAATACCGGAAACATTCTGGGTGGACACTGGAATTACCAGAAGCATATGATAGAAGTCGATAAATTCGTTCCGGTGCTGGGGAAGATTGCGCTGGCCGGAAAACTGGTCTACGGAGCCATTATGAATTCCGGAGGCGATGATAAAATTCTTGAATTCGACCGCTTCTCCCCCGGCGGGACCGGTTATGACGGCATCGTCCGGGGGTATGATGACGGCTCTCTTACTCCGGACACCATGACCGTTCTCTCCGATACCAGCCGTTATTACTACTACAGCCGCCTGGCCGACAGTTCCCTGCGCTTGGACTCGTCATTTTCAGTATCGAAGGTGACGAACGGCAGGGCGACCGTGCGGGGCAAATTTATGCTGGTCGGCAACCTTGAACTACAGGTCCCGGTAATACAGAATCAATTGTATACGCTTCTTTTCTTTGACATGGGGAATTCATGGCTTAACGCCCGCGACATGAAACTGTCCGGCCTGTATAAGGGTATCGGATTCGGGTTCAGGCTGGTTGTTCCCGGGATCGGCACCATCGGCTTTGATTTCGGATACCCCTTGGACAAAAAGGATGATCAGAAGAAAGGTTGGCATCCCCACTTCCAGGTGGGAACAACATTCAGATAG
- the rplU gene encoding 50S ribosomal protein L21, whose product MYAVFESGGLQFNAEVGTILKIPFLAIKPGETIALEKVLLVKSGENSIVGNPYLASARVEAEVLGEGLAEKVDVYKFKRRTKNRRHNGHRQKYTEIKINKIITPEN is encoded by the coding sequence ATGTATGCTGTTTTTGAATCCGGTGGCCTGCAATTCAATGCGGAAGTCGGTACGATTCTGAAAATTCCTTTTTTGGCAATTAAGCCGGGCGAAACAATTGCCCTGGAAAAAGTTCTTCTGGTAAAGAGCGGCGAAAATTCAATCGTCGGGAATCCCTATCTGGCATCGGCCCGGGTTGAAGCCGAAGTGTTGGGCGAAGGATTGGCGGAAAAGGTGGACGTTTATAAGTTTAAGCGCCGCACCAAGAACCGTCGCCACAACGGGCATCGCCAGAAATATACAGAAATCAAAATAAATAAGATAATTACTCCTGAAAATTGA
- the uvrB gene encoding excinulease of nucleotide excision repair, DNA damage recognition component (Evidence 2a : Function from experimental evidences in other organisms; PubMedId : 10371161, 10631326, 10946234, 11421287, 11689453, 12145219, 2843804, 3008099, 3515321; Product type cp : cell process) has product MNNGRLHRLQKSEEIPASGGYRLISSYSPRGDQPQAIAELVDGLERGQKFQTLLGVTGSGKTFTVANVIERFKRPTLVISHNKTLAAQLYGELKAFFPHNAVEFFISYYDYYQPEAYLPTTDTYIEKDTSMNDDIDRLRLRATASLLEREDVIIVASVSCIYGLGSPQDYRDLLLFLEAGQHYDRDEIIRTLIDIHYNRNDIDFSRGNFRVRGDTIELIPAYQETALRIELFGDDIDRISEINPLTGEIIGERSKVAIYPAKHFVTTEPKMEKAVAAITEELDERLVQLRNAGKLLEAQRLESRTRYDLEMMKEIGYCSGIENYSRHLTGRQQGERPSTLLDFFPKDFLLIIDESHQTVPQLRGMYAGDRSRKEVLVEHGFRLPSALDNRPLFFDEFESLINKVIFVSATPAEYELERSGGVIVEQVIRPTGLCDPKITIRPLAHQVDDLMEEVRRRAGAGERVLVTTLTKRMAEDLTDYLAKLGIRVRYLHSEIDAIDRTEIIRDLRLAQFDVLVGINLLREGLDLPEVSLVAILDADKEGFLRSERSLIQTAGRAARNKNGEVIFYADKITDSMRKAIDETERRRQKQLEYNRVNNINPETIFKTREEILQATRFADSKTAEPEAVEKPDYFAEMTAEGKIAFLLKAMKKAADNLEFETAAAIRDELTNLKEGLKKKRSRK; this is encoded by the coding sequence ATGAATAACGGCAGATTACATCGCCTTCAAAAAAGTGAAGAGATACCGGCAAGCGGCGGCTATCGGCTGATTTCAAGCTACTCTCCAAGAGGGGATCAGCCACAGGCCATAGCGGAATTGGTCGATGGTCTGGAACGGGGTCAGAAATTTCAGACCCTTCTGGGCGTGACCGGTTCCGGCAAGACTTTTACGGTCGCCAATGTGATCGAGAGATTTAAACGGCCGACACTGGTCATTTCTCACAATAAGACCCTGGCGGCTCAACTTTACGGGGAACTTAAGGCCTTTTTCCCCCACAATGCGGTCGAATTCTTCATAAGTTATTACGACTATTACCAGCCGGAAGCATATCTGCCGACCACTGACACCTATATTGAAAAAGATACTTCGATGAATGATGACATCGACCGTCTCCGCCTGAGAGCGACCGCCTCTCTGCTGGAGCGCGAGGATGTTATAATTGTGGCGTCGGTTTCCTGCATTTATGGATTGGGTTCGCCGCAAGATTACCGGGATCTGCTGCTATTTTTGGAAGCCGGTCAGCATTATGATAGAGACGAAATTATACGCACTCTGATTGATATTCATTATAACCGCAACGATATCGATTTTTCCCGGGGCAATTTTCGGGTCCGAGGCGATACGATTGAACTGATCCCGGCCTATCAGGAAACTGCGCTTAGAATTGAATTATTCGGGGATGATATTGACAGGATTAGCGAGATCAATCCTTTGACCGGGGAGATAATCGGGGAACGCTCCAAAGTGGCGATTTATCCCGCCAAACATTTTGTCACGACCGAGCCCAAGATGGAAAAAGCGGTGGCGGCCATCACGGAAGAACTGGATGAAAGATTGGTGCAATTGCGAAATGCGGGAAAACTTTTGGAGGCCCAGCGGCTGGAATCACGCACCAGATACGATCTGGAGATGATGAAGGAAATCGGCTATTGCAGCGGGATCGAGAACTATTCCCGTCATTTGACAGGTAGACAACAGGGAGAGAGACCATCGACACTCCTCGATTTCTTTCCGAAAGACTTTCTGCTTATTATTGATGAATCCCACCAGACGGTTCCTCAATTACGCGGGATGTATGCTGGTGACAGGTCCCGAAAAGAGGTCCTGGTGGAGCATGGATTCAGATTGCCCTCGGCGCTGGATAACCGGCCGCTTTTCTTTGACGAATTTGAGTCCTTGATAAATAAAGTAATTTTTGTTTCCGCGACTCCGGCCGAATATGAACTGGAGAGGTCGGGCGGGGTAATCGTGGAGCAAGTCATACGGCCGACAGGTTTGTGTGATCCCAAAATTACTATCAGGCCCCTGGCACATCAGGTGGATGATTTAATGGAGGAGGTGCGGCGCCGGGCGGGAGCGGGCGAAAGAGTTTTGGTCACCACTCTCACCAAGCGCATGGCGGAGGATTTGACCGACTATTTGGCCAAATTGGGCATCAGGGTTCGCTACCTGCACAGCGAAATCGATGCCATTGATCGGACCGAAATCATCCGGGATTTGCGTTTGGCGCAATTTGATGTTCTGGTCGGAATAAATTTATTGCGGGAAGGTTTGGATCTTCCGGAAGTCTCATTGGTCGCGATTCTCGACGCCGATAAAGAGGGTTTTTTGCGTTCGGAGCGATCCCTGATTCAAACCGCGGGTCGTGCCGCCAGAAATAAGAATGGCGAAGTCATCTTTTATGCCGATAAAATCACCGATTCCATGCGCAAGGCGATTGATGAGACGGAGCGGCGCCGGCAAAAACAACTGGAGTACAATCGAGTCAATAATATTAATCCTGAAACCATATTTAAGACACGAGAAGAGATTCTTCAGGCAACCAGGTTTGCCGATTCCAAGACGGCCGAGCCGGAAGCTGTCGAAAAACCCGACTACTTCGCCGAAATGACCGCCGAGGGGAAAATCGCGTTTCTTCTGAAGGCGATGAAAAAGGCGGCCGACAATCTGGAGTTTGAAACGGCCGCGGCGATTCGTGACGAACTGACAAATCTGAAAGAGGGGCTGAAGAAGAAGCGGAGTCGAAAATGA